From one Dermacentor variabilis isolate Ectoservices chromosome 3, ASM5094787v1, whole genome shotgun sequence genomic stretch:
- the LOC142575046 gene encoding endothelin-converting enzyme 1-like, translating to MGEMVGKQMSRLEIALENLTSEDTMPAEYAVKDLWSIDMLPKSDNWDWLRYMRLLFKTETRVIGTTFMYVEDPSFFSRVHTIFDMDDYETAIANYVGFKAMVTFSPFMPSDYRLLYEFSHGYDTSRIDAKLAACTFLLEKMYRYGVGVAAKLTSSKEFASVYRTYNDDQFAALFNETRTTVRDLLQSGRSWFSRDDLKTAQRKLDAMTLVFGTQANFVQYEGYRQTPALALESKSSVLDTVFAIFSYASSIYWDALVSSGSVRTGAAYDNAYATSIFDWGSEYQATNNLVFVPNGVVGFLSTVSNKIPFHLYPVVLAHVVRPALRALVRSNSLFDGRMVPRKWWSAQTVGAYENLTQCLRRRYEAAARADEGTADSRAPGRFSTARLENDFLDNAMLRPLYELYEKSLEKYNATRMYYQLPELRVTSKELFFYNYASAFCDGADKATRKLQRSLAITPAKLRVNVPLGNFAPFLRTFSCPKKRDQLPQCEVWQGFD from the coding sequence ATGGGTGAAATGGTAGGCAAACAAATGTCGAGACTGGAAATCGCGCTGGAAAACCTGACATCTGAGGACACCATGCCAGCCGAGTACGCAGTGAAGGACCTGTGGTCCATCGATATGCTTCCCAAGAGCGACAACTGGGACTGGCTAAGGTACATGAGACTGCtattcaagacagagacgcgggTCATCGGAACAACCTTTATGTACGTGGAGGATCCCTCGTTCTTTTCTCGCGTGCACACCATCTTCGACATGGACGACTACGAGACCGCGATCGCCAACTACGTCGGCTTTAAAGCCATGGTCACGTTCTCGCCGTTCATGCCATCCGATTACCGACTTCTGTACGAATTCAGCCACGGCTACGACACCAGCCGTATAGACGCGAAGCTGGCGGCGTGCACCTTCCTCCTCGAGAAGATGTACCGCTATGGTGTCGGTGTGGCCGCCAAGCTCACTTCCAGTAAGGAATTCGCAAGTGTCTACAGGACGTACAACGACGACCAGTTCGCCGCGTTGTTCAACGAGACGCGCACCACTGTGCGCGATCTCCTGCAGTCGGGCCGCTCCTGGTTCTCGCGCGACGATTTGAAGACGGCTCAGCGGAAGCTGGATGCCATGACGCTCGTCTTCGGCACGCAGGCAAACTTCGTCCAGTACGAGGGTTATCGCCAGACACCCGCATTGGCCCTGGAATCCAAGAGCAGCGTCTTGGACACTGTGTTTGCCATCTTTTCATACGCGTCTTCCATATACTGGGACGCGCTCGTCAGCAGTGGCTCCGTAAGGACGGGGGCGGCGTACGACAACGCCTACGCGACGTCCATTTTCGATTGGGGCAGCGAGTACCAGGCCACCAACAACTTGGTCTTCGTTCCGAATGGCGTGGTTGGCTTTCTCTCCACAGTGTCGAACAAGATTCCGTTCCATCTATACCCAGTCGTCCTGGCGCACGTCGTCAGACCTGCGCTCCGCGCTCTCGTGCGCAGTAACTCGCTCTTCGACGGCCGCATGGTGCCGCGCAAGTGGTGGAGCGCCCAGACGGTCGGCGCGTACGAGAACCTCACCCAGTGCCTGCGGCGGCGGTACGAGGCGGCCGCTCGCGCTGACGAAGGAACTGCCGACTCGCGGGCTCCCGGCAGGTTCAGCACGGCACGCCTCGAGAACGACTTCTTGGACAACGCCATGCTGCGACCCCTGTATGAGTTGTACGAGAAATCCCTGGAAAAATACAATGCGACACGGATGTACTACCAGCTACCCGAGTTGCGCGTTACGTCCAAAGAGCTGTTTTTTTACAACTACGCGTCCGCTTTCTGCGACGGTGCCGACAAAGCCACGCGTAAGCTCCAGCGCAGCCTGGCGATCACACCGGCCAAGTTGCGCGTCAACGTTCCTCTCGGGAACTTTGCGCCATTCCTCAGAACATTCTCGTGCCCAAAAAAGAGAGATCAGCTACCGCAATGCGAAGTGTGGCAGGGCTTCGACTGA